Within the Leptospira ryugenii genome, the region TTTTAGAGCGTAAAGTAAGCTACTTTGGGGCAAATGGCGAAAGTTATATTGAGGATTACCCAGAAGTTCATTTATGAAGAAATTATTTGGTTAGAGAAGTATACGACTTGCCTCAAAAAAGAAATTCAGTTATGTAAGCATAGAAAAGCATTGTCTGGAGCACTTCAAATCATTGAAGATACAATTCTCAAATTTTAAAGCGACATTTCATCTCACATCTCCATGGAATCTTGCAAAGAATTTATATAGCTTTCGCATAAGGAACATAAAGAAACAAACTGAATCGAAAACCCAAGTCATATCTGGCAATATGAGTGCAAATTGTTCTTGCAAGTTATAACTTTCAACGAAAGTTTTGAGAGCAGAAATTCCTTCTGGTATTAATTCTGAAGATTGGATTTCTTTTAAAAAAACTTAAGATAATTGGGTAAAATAAATGAAAAACTTAAAATTCTATTATTGGATCACAACTGGTCTGGTCTTATTTTTTTTATTACCAGGATCTGTTATGAATATATTGCAAACGGAGGATTGGCTTGAAGTATTTAAACAACTTGGATACCCTTCATATTTATTGCCATTTTTAGGCATTGCTAAAATTTTAGGTTGCATAGTGATCTTAATGCCAAACCTAAAGCGATTAAAGGAATGGGCCTATGCTGGCCTCGTTTACGACATAGTAGGAGCGATTTACTCAGCATTGATGGCTGGCCACTTTGATCCAAGAGTATTGTTTATGATTCTCCCACTATCGGCCATTTTTGCCTCCTATTTTCTTTGGCAAAAAAATTAAATGCCTAGGCCATACATACTAACCAAATCTTAGGAAAAACAATAGATAAAACACTTTTCTAATGTGTTCAGTTAGTACTTTAATCCAGGAATGGTACTTCTTCAATTAATGTATCAAAGTTGGGACAATTTGTTTCAGGAGATTTTTTGATTGCGACTTCAGGTGGAGCGTTTAGCTCGATTGACTTTGCATTGCGTTCGCTTACGGATACATCCAAAGAGATCCTATCAAAATCGGTTGCGAATATATTAGCTGTGGATCCTAAGAGAGAACTTCAATCTCCTTATAAGCAATGGCTTCATAATTCTCAGGCCACTAGGATTTTGAAGTTGGATCGGAAATTATTAAGTGATTTAAGTTACCCTTTGCACTTTGATGATTTAGCAGAAATTACCAATATGAATCCTAGAACCTTGTTTCGAAAGATGAAGCAAGAATTGAACCTAAGTCCAAAAAAATATCTAGAGACGTTACGTATCCAAAAAGCAAATGTTATCAAAAGAAAATTTGAGAATTTCGGATTTGTGTTATCATTGTCGCTACGAGGATCAATCTCATTTTCAAAAAGTTTTCAAAAAAACAGTAGGAATGAGTCCCGGTGAATATAGAGATAGATTTATAAAAAGGAAATAGTTCTGGTTTAGAAAAATGACAAGGATTAAAAAAACAACTGTATCGATTGTATTGGCAACAGTCTGGATTAGTATTTCCGAAATTGCTCGTAACACATATTTATTGAGAGAACTTTGGATTTAACACTACCAAAATTTAAAATTAACATTCCCCGAAGCACCTATCAACGGGGTTGTCTGGGGTATCTGGTCCTTCTGCTTTGCCAATCTCATTTTTATCTTCAGCAAAAAATACACGTTTCTTCAGACTACTTTACTTTCTTGGTTTGTAGCTTTTGCTCTTATGTGGTTGGTAATCGGGAATTTGGGTGTATTACCTTTCGGAATTTTACCCATTGCTATTCCTTTGAGTTTATTTGAGGCATTTTTGGCAACCTATATTATTTTCAAATGTTCAAGAGAAAATTGATGTTTAACCAAGACAGTCTCTTCAATTGATGCCCATGAAAACAAGGCATATCAATAGGCTACGAAAGTAAAAAAGCCAATATCATATTTACTTAACCTTCTTCTTAGTAATAAACGAAATTATGACCTCTTGAACTTTAGGATCGTTTAAGAGTACACTATGTTCATATGTGCTCACGAAAGATTCAAAAATGATAGGTTCAGGAGGAATTGAATTGGCATAAGACACTGATCCATCCCCCAGCTCTTTCGGAGCTTTTTCGAGGTCCCACTGTGGAGTACTTTTATTTGAAGTTGTCCCGACATTGGTTTCTATTTTTGTCATTGCTTTGCGGACCGGTAAATTGTTTCCATGAACCACTAGAGTTGGCATTGATACTTCCAGTAATTTTTTGGTTGGAGTAAGGCTTTCTCTAAATTTTCTGGATGCATCTAAAATGTTTTGAAATTCCTCTTCTAAAGGAATGTCTTCTGTTTTACATTCGTTTGCATAAAATCCAAGTCGATTCTCTTTCCAAGTCTTTGCATTGTATAAATCCAAATGTAAAGTTTGTCCCTTGGAATCGACTACCACATCCTTAGAATCCCAAGTATTTAGCCTTGGAAAAAAACCATATACAGTTTCATAACGTGCTATCATGCAAGGGCTTTGTATTTTTTGATTCAGACCTGTAGAAACTCCTACATGAAGATCTTTCATATAACCAATCCCTCCCCGAAATGGAACTCCTACATACACTACTTTATCTACCAAAGTAGGCTTGAGATTGATTGCGGACATGGAGATCATCCCACCCATTGAATGGCCAATGAGGATAGGTTTACTTTTATATTGTTTGCCTAGCTCTTCTAAAAATAGGATTAGCTGATCTCTGGTGCTAAGATTTTTCTTTCTCCAATCATAAGAGAAAACATAAAAATCCAAAGCATCTTCTTTCGACATTTTCTCTATCCAAGGGGCATATACGTTCACCTCGATTAAATATGGAATGGCCGAGATTCGATATAAAGCTCCCTGGGGTCTCAAAGATATGGAATTCCCAAGCAAGCGTAAGTCAGGAGTAGAGAACCCAAGTGCTTGGGTAGCATCCAACCATTGAACGTTTCCGTTAGAATCTTCTAAGATGCTTCCTTTGATTCCAGGAACAAAAACGACTGCTTGGTTTGAGGCCTTGAAGTCAGCTTTTAAAACTACCTTTCGCAAGTGC harbors:
- a CDS encoding DoxX family protein, producing MKNLKFYYWITTGLVLFFLLPGSVMNILQTEDWLEVFKQLGYPSYLLPFLGIAKILGCIVILMPNLKRLKEWAYAGLVYDIVGAIYSALMAGHFDPRVLFMILPLSAIFASYFLWQKN
- a CDS encoding helix-turn-helix domain-containing protein; this translates as MLSKENLRISDLCYHCRYEDQSHFQKVFKKTVGMSPGEYRDRFIKRK
- a CDS encoding esterase/lipase family protein; this encodes MRKVVLKADFKASNQAVVFVPGIKGSILEDSNGNVQWLDATQALGFSTPDLRLLGNSISLRPQGALYRISAIPYLIEVNVYAPWIEKMSKEDALDFYVFSYDWRKKNLSTRDQLILFLEELGKQYKSKPILIGHSMGGMISMSAINLKPTLVDKVVYVGVPFRGGIGYMKDLHVGVSTGLNQKIQSPCMIARYETVYGFFPRLNTWDSKDVVVDSKGQTLHLDLYNAKTWKENRLGFYANECKTEDIPLEEEFQNILDASRKFRESLTPTKKLLEVSMPTLVVHGNNLPVRKAMTKIETNVGTTSNKSTPQWDLEKAPKELGDGSVSYANSIPPEPIIFESFVSTYEHSVLLNDPKVQEVIISFITKKKVK